TCCTGTGGTCCTGATAAGTGGTGGAGAGGCCAGTGTAACGGTCAAAGGCTCAGGTCAGGGAGGCCGCAATCAGGAGTTTCTGCTGTGGTTGTGCTGGCACCTGAAGGACGAAGGGGTGTGGGCATTTGCAGCCGACACAGACGGCATCGATGGAACCACTCATGCAGCAGGAGCCCTCCTCACCCCGGACACCTTCCAGAGGGCTCAGGCTGTGCGAAACATCAAAAAAGACCTGGAAGACAACAACGCTTTTGCATTCTTTGAAGCTCTGGAACAACTGGTGGTGACGGGACCCACCCACAACAATTTGAATGATTGTCGGATGGTGTATGTGTCTGGCACTCGGTAAAATGCCTCATGACAATTCATCTCCCTGAAGCCTGGATCACCCAACATGGTCTTGAAAGCCATCGAGAATTGCTTCAGCAGCATACCCTGGCTTCTGTTTTGTTTTTTCTGGGTAAACAAAGCCCCTCCGTGGGCTCAAGTAAAATTGGAGGTCTGCCGGACCTTCCTCCTTCCTTTTGCTGGCCCCTGAATGGAACTGGAGAAGCACTCACTTTCTTGATGCAGATTCGGCTACAAGACTTGCCTGAATCTGCGGGTGATCCTTTGCCACGAGCAGGCATGCTTTACTTTTTTCTGGGTGAAGATGAACCTGCTTACAACATTGACCATCAAGTTCTGCTCTACACCGGTGATGAGCCTCTGGCCTGTGTTGACCCACCTGCAGAATATGCCTGTGAATCGTACACGCATCTGAAACCACATACTCTTGAGGCGGTTTTTGCACCTGATCTTCCCCACTGGTCGACCAGAGACTACGACACACTCGTTGCTCTACTGGGAGAACAGGCTCAAGAAAATTACGAGTCCTGGGTTAGAGAACTCCATCAGCAACCCGATAAGGTTCTTGTCGCCAGATTGTTTGGGCATGCTTCAGGCGTTGGTCAGGACTCCAGAGAAGATGCTTATGTGGTCCGTGAAGTGGGACCCCAATATCTGTTCGACCTGAAAAAATGGGCTGAATTGAACATGATCCATGCCCTGGACTGGCTGCATTTTCTCACCTTCGAATCGGTAGATGAACTTGATTTGATGTTCTGGGATGCAGGTTACCTGCAATTCCTTATTCACCGCAAGGATCCAAGAAACCTGAACTTTCAGAACCTGTATGCAGCCATTGAGACCAGTTGAGGATCACGGCCTTGCCCGACTTTGACCCGTGGCCATCCCTCCTGCAATCAGGTGGGCTGCCCGCAGGGGCTCGGGGATGTTGGAGCAGATGGCGAAACGCTGAATGACCTGTTCAGCCTGTTCCAGCGTGAGCCCAGCACGCTGCACGTACACACCAGAAGCAGCCTCCATCTCTCCTGCTTTCTGGATCAGGTGCCATTTGCGTTTGCCCCCAGGCACCCGGTTCAGCAGGGCATCTTTGATCTTCTCCATGTTGGGCTTGCGCCTGGAAACCACCAGCACGGGTCGGTCCAGCAGGGCACTGAGTTCATGGATGTCCATGACATTGAACCCCCCCAGGGCAATCCCCTGCAGCAGAATCAGCTGGGTGTGGTCATAAAATTTGGAGTTCAGGACGAGGTTTGCAATCACGCGGGTGCTGTTGACCCCATCCCGCCGGATTTTTGCACTGAGGATGCCTTCGAGTTTCTGCCCGGCGTAGACCGTTCCAACAATCGGGATGTCTCCCCGGTGGCTGCGCTCAAACGGAAAGTCATCAAACCCGATGGCGTGGGAGAGTTTTGATTCACGCATGAAATCCCTCCAGCCTGGACAGGACCTCCCTGACCCTGGTGCGGCACACCAGAAAATCAGCGGTCAATTGATGTCTGCGCAGAAAGGTGCGCCACTTGCGCTGTCCTGAGGTGCTGCAGCCCCAGGATTCACGGGTGTGAAAGTCCAGAAGCAGGCCCACATCATCTCCCCTGCTGGAAAAAGCAACCTTGAGGGCAGGATTCAGAAGGTCCAGGTTCATGGGCAGGCCAGCGAGCACCCACAGATCATACAGGTCTTTGGCCCTCCAGCGACCCCTTCCAAATTCTGCAAGTCCATGCAGCTTCCAGGCGTAAAGGATTTCTGGCAGGCAACTGGGAACAGGCCCCACCTCAGGAATGAAAGCCTGCACTGGAGGATGAATCAGGGGGTCTCCGAAGGCAAAATCAATCTGGAAGCACTGGAGGTCCCCATCCTGCACCTGTCCGGTCAGAAAAACCCTCACGCCCGGAAATGCAGTGTCTTCCCAGATGATTTCTGAACGCTCAAAAAAAAGTTGGGTTGACGGGTCAGGAACAGAGAGGATCTCATGGATCAGACGCAGCAGATCTGCTGAATTAAAATCACCGAGCACCAGATGATCCAGGTCCACTGGGCGTCTGGCTCCAGGGCACAGGGTGGAGGTGAGCATGGAGCCACGCAGCACCAGTCGGTCCTGTTCTGGATGCTGGATGGTCCTCCTGAGCCAGCCTTTCAGCAACTCAGGCTCGACTTCCGGGGTGTGGGATGTCATGCGTGCACCTCCTTCGGATAAAGGTTGAAAACTGGGGGTTCTCCGGTGTGGTCTGACAGGAAACAGCCATCCTGTTTTCCCTGACGGACGAATTTTGCAAGTTGCAGCACCTCCCTGCCACGTTCAAGGCGGTAAATCACACCTTCTGCTGAATCGATGGCTCCATGGTGCCCGTGCGGCCCCAGGTTTTGCAGTGCTGATGAAATGGACAGTGCTTCACCTGAATGAAGCAAAGCAGGCGAACAAAAACCTGCGTTATGCACCCGGCTTTTCATCTCCAGCAAGGGCATCCTGTGGCCAGATGCCTCAAAGACATCCAGCACGACCAGAGGTTCATGGGGCAGGTGATAGCGGGTGCCGTGGGCCACCGGAAGCCATTCAAACACTGCCCTTTCTCCTTCTTTCAGCCAGGAGAATCGGCGCTGGTTCTGTTCAAGCCAGACAGCAAAAGCCCTGCGGTTGTCATTCAGAGACAGGCTGCACAGCCTGCCTTCCCATCCGTATGCCAGCAGGTCACCCTCGAGCCGCAGCACAGCCACACAGGTTCCGTCCAGTTTCTCCTGAACGTGCACCAGATCCCCTGGTCGTGCCACCGAGGTGAGCCTCAGGGCCATGCAAGGGTCCAGGGTGCGGTCTGCAGGTCCGGTGCGTGATCCGGGGAGGTGGGGAATTCTCCCATAAATGCGCTTCATGCCCCCCACCCCGCATCCAGCTCGATTTGGGTGTCCAGCACACAGTATTCCATGATGGACTTCTGGCAGGAGAACCCGGCCTGTTCCAGATGGATTCGCAACAGGTCTGCCTGCTCCTGGGCCTGATCCAGCGCAACCCCATACATGCGCAAGGTGACAAACCGTTCCTGCCCACCCTCTTTCAGGGTCTTGAAAGCATTGCGGGACAGGTGGGCTCCATGCCCCTGGCAGACCTGCTGCAAAATCTCCAGATCACCTGTCTCTGGGATCAGGACTTTGCAGTGGTGCTCAAAATAGCGGTTCTGGTCTTCTGTTTTCAGGTCCCTGCTGGTCTGTGGGGTGATGGCATTCCAGGGAGCAGCCTCCACCTTCACCCGAACCACAGGAAATCCGTGCCCAAGAAAAGCCTCACAAATGCGCTCAACTTCCTGTTGCACCTGTTGCAGCGTTCCCTGCACCCGTGAGCAGGTCATGGGCTGGGTGGGCAGGCCCTCATGCAATTCGATCACCAGGGGTTTCACCCTCAGCGTTTTGCAGAGCTAGGTGAACCCCTGAATCAGCTCCGGGGAAAGAGGGGCGGTGGT
This sequence is a window from Deinococcus cellulosilyticus NBRC 106333 = KACC 11606. Protein-coding genes within it:
- a CDS encoding endonuclease dU; this encodes MRESKLSHAIGFDDFPFERSHRGDIPIVGTVYAGQKLEGILSAKIRRDGVNSTRVIANLVLNSKFYDHTQLILLQGIALGGFNVMDIHELSALLDRPVLVVSRRKPNMEKIKDALLNRVPGGKRKWHLIQKAGEMEAASGVYVQRAGLTLEQAEQVIQRFAICSNIPEPLRAAHLIAGGMATGQSRARP
- a CDS encoding nucleotidyl transferase AbiEii/AbiGii toxin family protein — encoded protein: MTSHTPEVEPELLKGWLRRTIQHPEQDRLVLRGSMLTSTLCPGARRPVDLDHLVLGDFNSADLLRLIHEILSVPDPSTQLFFERSEIIWEDTAFPGVRVFLTGQVQDGDLQCFQIDFAFGDPLIHPPVQAFIPEVGPVPSCLPEILYAWKLHGLAEFGRGRWRAKDLYDLWVLAGLPMNLDLLNPALKVAFSSRGDDVGLLLDFHTRESWGCSTSGQRKWRTFLRRHQLTADFLVCRTRVREVLSRLEGFHA
- a CDS encoding DUF1963 domain-containing protein; the encoded protein is MTIHLPEAWITQHGLESHRELLQQHTLASVLFFLGKQSPSVGSSKIGGLPDLPPSFCWPLNGTGEALTFLMQIRLQDLPESAGDPLPRAGMLYFFLGEDEPAYNIDHQVLLYTGDEPLACVDPPAEYACESYTHLKPHTLEAVFAPDLPHWSTRDYDTLVALLGEQAQENYESWVRELHQQPDKVLVARLFGHASGVGQDSREDAYVVREVGPQYLFDLKKWAELNMIHALDWLHFLTFESVDELDLMFWDAGYLQFLIHRKDPRNLNFQNLYAAIETS
- a CDS encoding RNA ligase family protein; the protein is MKRIYGRIPHLPGSRTGPADRTLDPCMALRLTSVARPGDLVHVQEKLDGTCVAVLRLEGDLLAYGWEGRLCSLSLNDNRRAFAVWLEQNQRRFSWLKEGERAVFEWLPVAHGTRYHLPHEPLVVLDVFEASGHRMPLLEMKSRVHNAGFCSPALLHSGEALSISSALQNLGPHGHHGAIDSAEGVIYRLERGREVLQLAKFVRQGKQDGCFLSDHTGEPPVFNLYPKEVHA